In the genome of Caenorhabditis elegans chromosome IV, the window CATTTCATTTCGAAGAGCGTCAGAgcaatcctgaaaaaaaagattttgatatAAAGCAAGGATTTTCAAAACCAACATTACAAACTGGAGCATCAGATGGGAATTGAGCATCCGAGATGAGCTTCATGAGGTTTCGAGAATGTCCAGTCAGAGCTTCTGTGATAACTGTTTCgctctaaaaattgatattatgtaaaaaacacatttttgggatcaatttttaaaataaattcttaaaggcgcacgggtTTGTTCAGATGGGTATCGGCGCGCGCAAAAAgtttactgtagttttctaggcattttttaaaaaaaaccttattttttagagaattttgttgttttctttttatttttctgttaacACCTGTTTTTAAATCAggtttatataatttttaaacatgacaaatagaaaaaacacCTAATTTCAATAAAGCAACGTTAGTTGTtactttgaaaactgaattaaaaagttttttttttccagaaaaatgaaatcaaaacGACAAAATACGCTAAAAATGATgtaatttcattgaaaaatgttagggAAATGAACGAAGCAGCCGcaaagattgaaaaaagactaccataaactttttgcgCACCGAGACCAATCTGAATAAATCCGTGCGCctttaggatttttttaaaagttctcagaaattaaaaaaaaactcacttttttctcgGAATCCGCTGAATCTGGCCTTCTTTGTGTGAAATCCAACCTCAACGGATGCTGACAGTTTAGACAAATATGGCTTCGTTGGGTCGTCATGTTTGACactgcaaaaaattagtataaaataatgttttcgactcaagaaaaagcaaatttcATAGATAAGAAAAGAATGATGACCTGATGAGTGATAACAACAAACTTTGGCATTAAATTCAACTACCAGTTCACTTGAAGGGAACAATTTCGACCACAAAACATCAcaaaagtcacaaaaaatcattaatgACATCGATTTTCATCACAAAACCGCGATTAAGTCAATAACCTTGcgaaagaaagaaagagagagagagggaagAGCAGATGGTCAATTCTCTGAAGTCTAATTTTTCGAATCAAATGTTGGGCCCACTGTTTCCCTAATAAATCGATGGAGAGGTGGTCAGACAAGGCCGTATGGTGAGTGTCGTGAGGAATGAAAGTCAACCGAAGGCACTGAGCGATTACGTAGTCGACAGACGGATGGACGGAGAACGGGCGCCGCGTCCGCGCGGATAGATTCTATTTTTACGAGCGGAAAAGAGACGGAGATTGACTTGCACTTTTACACTGTTTGTTAGTGCTTTTTTCGGAGAACACAACTTGGggtatttttagatttatctTTTATCggaatttctacaaaattatCTATTGCACTATgttattccaaaatatttgccattaaaattaatgtcaaaatatagaaaatcacttgatttatctgaaaattaatatttattccCGGTGAAACATCCGAGAAAATGTGGCAATTTCTCTTCCATGTCTTTTGTAAgcgcttttttttaatgtttcaactgaaaataaaagtttttcagtggaatcaagtgattttctatattttgacattaatttttaattaaaaaatgtataacagCATGGTGcaataaataaatcaaaaataagacTGATAAATTAATCAGTGTCATAGTATAGTATTcggtatttttcgaaaatttcaaaatcaaggtagaaaaatacaaagaacAAAAAGCAAAAGCCTCTCAAAGTCACAAGGTTCCAGTCAAGAGAGCTTAAAAAAATCGTCACACTTCCACTACAGAGACAAAAAGCCAGAAAGGTCATTTTCATTGAGACGAACAGCTGGTGTTTTCTTGATTTGAGACATCTTCTTCGTTGCCAATAAATGATGACTATTGCgaaagcgcgctccaacgctCGAATGTTCTACGGTTATACACACGCATATCTCAACTTCTCTAACTCTCTCCATCTTCCCGTCCGTCTCGTTTTCCTTATTCGAACAATATATTTAGTCTACAGGTGATTTATATAAAGTATCACTGTAGTATGATTTACCTTTTACTTGACagcaaaattgagaaaaattaaaaatttgtggaaaaaatcagGCTTTGGATGTTTagctttcaattttatttcgcAATGTTGTtaggaaataaatttttgaaattaaaagtaGTAGAAGAGGAATGTTTGATACAAATGGAGATAATAGAGATGAAtagtgaaattatttttggctaATCTACAAAATGgccaaattttccattaaagattactctaaaaaaataaaatcacttGATTTATCTGATAATAACAGTtaattcagtgaaaaaattttaaaattgaagattaTCGAGTTTcgtttttcggcaattggcgcctttcaggaaattttcattcacttttgcaaatgttttaactgaaattaatGTGTTTTTAGATAAATAAAGTAATTTTCTATACTTTGACACTAAATTGTGAGGAAAGTATTGGAAAAACATGAAGCCACAGGtcattttgctaaaaaatctagaaattatttctcaaatgttattcaaaaaactcacagcAGACTAAACTATTTGAGTATACTATCATGGTGTTAAAACACGAggaaaacaatatttcttACCTATTCCTAACGCCGATAAACTTTccgaaatgttccagaacgcTGACGTATCATTATCAGTTTCAAAAGCGAGCTTACTGATAAAgcccaaaaaaattcgttcAATGACAGGCACTGTTGTCTCAGTTTTATAGCTAATTCGAAGTGGTACCAGTCACCTGTTTCATCGGTAACTATACGTACTTGagaatggatttttttttcgaacgcTTTCGTCACAAGAAATGagatattgagaaaaaaccgTTCATTAcctatttgttttttctctgagGGTCACCAACGAACAGATGTATTAgagaaaatagagagaaaacgAACATCGGAGAAGAAAAAGCGacgaaaaaaatcatgtgGCCAGTCAACATCCCGTGTTGTCTTATTATTGAGCTTTACGCCGATCTGATCGGATCTCTGGACAATGTGACAACAATTTATCAATGAAgtctgagaaaaaatgaagaaaaacaataaatttaggccaaaaatcaaaattaaattcaaaatacgaagaaaatttgtttgcGGCGCGAACAAACGATGCTCCGTTATTacgcatgcgcctttaaacgcAGAGATTACTGtatttggaaagttttaaatttaattttaagtttaaatttattcaattttgctcgataatttttaaaagctgcacagaaaaaagagaaaaaaattagacaattttccaataaagagcatttttactaattttttgttcagttctAATCTTTTAGAGAccatcaaaacttttgaaataaatttattttatttattaataatATAAATACTTTCAAACTAGAAATAAAACATCTTGGTTTGTCGTAAAAGTTCTACAGACAAACAACAACATTTCGCTGCAAGACCCAGTCCAATAACAGGGCCTCCCTGTAAAACTGTTCTCAACTTTATAtcattttaagcaaaaaatgcaatctgaaaattgcttaATGTCAGTTTTTCATGAACAGGTCAATGTAAATagtaaatatctgaaaattccgaGAAACGCAGACACATTGTCTCTATCTCTCGGCGTCTAACTCTCTCATGCTTTTTCCAATGCCTGGGGGTCGGTGCCTGTCGGTACTGGCGTTCAGTTTGTTGGGCCTCTGGGCGTCGGCATCCACAAGTGTGTCTCAACTTGTGTTATAAGGCCGTGCCATAAAGCAAAATGGAGATACGAGAGAACGAGAAAACcggaataaataaataaacaggctaaatatgaaaaagttgtTGGTAAAACATCAGTGATTAAGGTTCTCaacaattcttttttttaatcaataaaacaTTGTGGGGGTGCAAATTGAGGAGGGTACAGACAAGAGACGTGCATTAGTTATTCATCAGTGTATTGGGGAACATGTATAATTGTCGTTATTCGAATCGATATCCACGTTTGTGCAgtacattttttagaaattcgatACTTCCGTGGCTTTCTGTATTCAGCTTTTCTCCGCCGagctggaaattattttattttaataggcgaaaattttttctcatgcctacatgcctacacgcctgcctaccgcctcagatttaaatttttcataatatccGATGTATAGAGTTGTAACAGTTTAAACtatcaatttctaattttcttccttcggaaaaaaccaataattgcCAGTAGGCACGGATCAGGCGTAGGTAGCTTtaaaggcaggcaggcagttTTGTGTCTACTCGGCAGGCTTCCAGATGTTACAAAttgacaaaatgcagaaagtgcgaattattaaaaaaaaaatgaaattcatgTTTCAACAAGTTTTTATATCAATTTCGATTTAATCATTTATTAATAGTTTAACGTCTTCCCGGGACTAAATTTTCATTGTATGTTTAATTGTGACCCATCTTTCATCACAAGTTTTCTAAAAGATTAAAACTGCAAAACCGATCAGTGTTTTCGAATTCCATTCATTTCATTTGATTGTTTCAAAAGCGGTCGGAGCAAATCGTGGATCGGTTTTGCAGTTCTCATCGTGGaggtaattaaaaaaacgttttgggagattctgattcaaaaaagggggttttttggaggaaattagttgttttttgtcaatttaatACCTAATTTTGTCTCACCAAAATAATTCGGTTCTCCTGTTCTTCCAACTCATCTCTTGGCTCTTCTTTAACAATTCGGCACCGCAAACTTGGTTTGGATAGGATTAATGCCGCGAAATATTTGTAATGTGATTCAACATCAGTCAGCATGTATTGTGCAATTCCTTCGTCGAAAATCTGGACATAATGAATACATAGTACAGTAGCCATGTTTTCTAGTGAAAGTGTTTAAAATgttgttgaaacagtaatttttttcgaatttgtttACTAAACCTATTTTGATTTATTCgactgcaaaaatatttgatcgAAAGTCACAAGAAGGTGTTTTTTCCTACTATTTTTTTGCGTGtactgaaatgaaaaatatcacagcgaaaatttttaaacaaattttttgaaatttcctaaaaaaaaagcctttcctttattacaattttgggaattgaccgaaaaattgttcttgtaattttataatttattatgTATTtctaattaattaaaacattaCAGAGTTTTTTTTATCTGCATGACTATCTCGGCAATTCGCATCGTACATTCCTCGCATTTTGCTCATACATTTAGAAGGAAGTCCGGAATGTACGACGCAATATACGACGAATATACGACGAACGAGGCAACCGAAATTGCAAAAAGGAGAGATGACCAATATGCGAGGAACATACGACGAAGTTAGGATTTCAAGtttacttgaaattttacaaagtccgtattttttggctatttaccagaaatttgaaaaatctgaaactttttggttCTATTAATTAAACGAAGTAACTACTCATACTTAGTTCTCCAAGATTAATCGGTATAAACCAGCTTGCAAGACATAATATGCTTAATATATTCcagaaaatgttctaaaaattacgaaaaaatattttggcagtTGAACCACAGTTAACATTGTCCGTCACGTGATacttttttaaacgaaaattctgaaacagtaaaattttaaaattaccttAATACTTGCATCAATTTCCCAATCGTGATTCCATCTTTCCACAAAAAGTGCAAGTTTATCCACGTGAATTTCAGTGATAGTCGGTCGAATGAGTCGTGTCGAAACGTCTTTCTCTCGGAACATTTTAGTCGCTGAAGAATCCATTAGTTGAATTAAAAGAAAGTATATAGACTAATGGACTTCAATTAATTGAGATTTCAATATAAGAAATAGGAACAAATGAAGAAGattgatttaaatttgataataaaatgataaaactgataaaaatggGACGGTGATAAGCATGAACTATTGTCAACAAGAAACACGAATAACGTATCTTTTATATTCGAAATCACAAGGCAAAGTTAAGAAAAGTAATAATAACAGTTTCAAAGAGTACCTCAACGGgtaaacattccaaaaaaaagaatcacaTCTCAAGAGGAATGACTCATAAAAagcacaaaacaaaaataaaagaatgaGGCAAAAAGAAGAACccattgtaaaaatattttgaaacaaaagtgAATGAGATAGGATCGGAATAATAGTGACCGCCGGGAGGCTGTGGAGGTGAAAAATGAGATGTCTGTGGCAGTGACCGcactttaaattgaaaagaagaGAATTGGAAGGAAGGATTTGTCACAGAAAATCACACTCGattatttacatttttgtaaatatttagAGTTTCCAGGGTTTTtagaatgtttgaaattaaatataaaaattagccTCGACTTTATAAAAAGTTGCATTCTTTTGTATTCTTGATGTAAATatatattatttaattttcgatagctaaaaatccagaaaaaaaaaccacaatttttggAAGCATAAACTGATTTcttattttgcaaatttctaacttcaaaattcaaaaaagccgAGAACGCAATAGTAATTACGcattgattttcaaacaatgtttgaaacagtaataaaaattcaaaccctACATCATTTTAATTCTTCACAATTCGAGCATCTTgtgaaaataacgaaaaataaataaataaatcattttGCCACGTCACATTGGTGAAAACCATCTCAAAGTAAACACGATCTCTGATACTTTGATTAAGTGTGGGCGTCTATTtacaattgcattttttgagatataaATTAGCTTcaatacattaaaaaacattgtttgaaaattatctactttgtctgaaacagtaaaacattaaaaagtgtagtatttgaaaaaaaacctgaaaacctacacaaaaaactaaaatgttcATGTTTCGTcaagttaaataaaaatagcTCTACTAAA includes:
- the T19E7.6 gene encoding SCP2_2 domain-containing protein (Confirmed by transcript evidence) codes for the protein MFREKDVSTRLIRPTITEIHVDKLALFVERWNHDWEIDASIKIFDEGIAQYMLTDVESHYKYFAALILSKPSLRCRIVKEEPRDELEEQENRIILLGGEKLNTESHGSIEFLKNVLHKRGYRFE